From Camelina sativa cultivar DH55 chromosome 5, Cs, whole genome shotgun sequence:
ACGCGAAGAGCTTGATGAGTTGGTCAACGGTTGAGTTTGATCGAGGTATGTTTGGAGGGACGTTCGTGGCCGTTGATCTTTTGCCGTCCCATCTTCCTTTTTTCACTTGATAGTAAGGTCCACCTGCCTATTTGGAACCAACACAAAACATTAGTCAAATGACACGTCCGATATACATTAACCATCGGATCGGAGTGGACACAATACGCTTTGGTTTATTCcacttaattatgttttaaaactcGGTTGTTGATAATTTAGTCTAAACCGATTTGGACAGTGGACACGAAATACATCATTGTAATTATAGCCTTCCGGTTTGGTTGAAATTTGAGATACATTTGAACTGATTCTTCTAGGACTATAAAAATCTCTTTAGTGCAAAAGTTTATGAACactcaaaaatataattgtagTAGGAGTAATTAAAGTTGGACTTTATACCAGGTGGATGAAATCTCGAGCGGCGATGGCGAGGATATCAGAACAAGAGACGAGAGAAGGGCAATGAGACTCAACTAATGCCTTTGCCTTGTTGATACTCTCAAATCCTTCTTCTCTCAATTCCTTATTCTCATAAGCGTCTCTTTCTGCTAATTTCTTGCttcctttctttgtttctatcAATATCGACCCATCACATCCCTTCAAAAATTCCATTTCAATTTACGTTGATCATCAGTCATCATTAGTCCATATATTcaattactaaatttttttttttgccagtaATTATAGTTGGCATGCATGAGAAGtgtattgttatttgttaaacaATCAGCAGTTACAGCACATGTAGTATAGCACTTTTGAGTTTGTTGCAAAAATACGCCGAATCTTGACTATTGTTTGCTAAAATGCGCTACCTTAGAAACCAAACCCGTGAAACATTTGTCGGGATTATGTTCCGTATTGATGTTTTTGACTTCCCAATTACTACTGCGGTACAATGAGATGATGCATTTAAATTTTGACCGTGCTAGTTAATTAGTAATGCTAAAAATGCAAGCTATCGATCGTGCCTAAAGAAAAAGTATGCAAGATTTCAGTTTTTGGTAACAAAAATTGACCTCAACGAAGCAGTCGTGGAAGAAGAGGCGAATGGTGGCTGGAGCTGAGATGGGAACTTCTTTGAACCGCTGAGAAGTGATGGAACCGACGAGATTTTCGAGCTGAGGACATTTCTTGGAGTAGTAATCTACGGAGAGGTCTCTGTGGTGGAGGCGTCGTAGTGCCGGAGGCTGAGAGATTGTGGGTTTCCCCGGGGAAATTGAAATGGTTGATGtgaggaagagaaaaaagaatattgCGGATAAAAAAAGAGATAGGACATGCATGGTGGGGTTGTGAGATACTGCTGTGAGAGTCTGGACAAACTATAATAAATAGTTTACAGTTTTTTGTACTGTTTGCATAGTGACAACAGAAACAACCTATGTCAAATCTCGTATAAGTGACAAacaagttgatttttttttttttttttatacagaaATATTTTGTGAGATAAGAAAAGAGTGACACTCACCTTAGTGCGTTgggaaatttataaaacatatggGTTAATaagatctcatttttttttctgtgtaaTTCACTCAAAAATGTGGAAACAATCATGGCTTATATTAACTTTATAGATATTTGccgacaaaaagaaaataaccttCTCGATCTTTTGAGTTGAATGCGTGATAATGTGTTCCACTGAATGTTAcacaattgtttttgtttttgaaaaaggaTTAATATATGTAATGCGATCCTGTAATTTGTTAAATGAGATGGAATAAATATCAGtatataaatagtattaaatattaatattaggtGTTATTGATCCTGTGATTACCTCTGATCTAACTAACAtctcttaattaattagatcgtttttgtattgttttatgTGTTGTACTATAATACCTGTATATGGTAAGGATAAGAGAAGTTAACTCAACTCACTATCAAAATTTAGTGTTTGTATCGATGCATGTTTGCATTCAAGATGATcgttgatttaacaaaaaaagaagaaaaaaaaaaagaagaagaagatgatcgctCGATCAATGCAAAGATAATTTGGGGATTCAAtccatttttgttaattttatttaattttcgttttgaGGTTTAGGTGTTTCTTGTCAATATCAACTAGTgcttaaacaaaactaaattaaaaacgtTTGTATGATAATCAgacagacatatatatatatccatactTAAAAAACTATTAATGTGAGAGTAGAGATTGATATACAGACATGACCATGTTAAGAGAGAAGATTCCAATCACTCACGGGCGAACGAAAGCAAAAAACATTGTGGCAAAGATTCTTGCTTTGCTTTGACTAAACAACATTGTGAttggatcatttttttgtttttgttattgaagCTAGCTactagatattttttaaaatcgtGCAACATCGTacttattatattttactaCATAAGATTATACTGACACTACTGCATCAAATTGCTATGTAATATCATCTGACAAGTCATTATGTTAGTACGCACCTGACTTGGTGTTTATCAAAGTTGAAGGgtccattgattttgttttggacTACTTAAACCGGTTCATTATTTCCGGTTCAGAAAAAGCGAAACTACTGGAACCGGTTCTGCCGGTCGAACCGAAGTTAACCCACGGAATTACGAACCGACGACGTTTCCCGTTAGGGTTCTAAAACAATGTAATTGAGATTCCAAACAATGGACTTGCTGTAAAGTTTTGTGGATTAGATCTATTTGCATACAACGTGTTCGACAATATTCCTCTGAgaaattcatcttcatcatttctACAGCATGAAATTGAGAAGAATCCTTGGTTCTATTTCGAGTCTGGCTAAAGATACTAagctctcttcatcttcttcgtatAGACAAATTTTCACTTCGCGATCTTCTTCATGGCAACGAGATGCGGGGAGTAAGCTCTCAGAAGCTTTACCTGGAAATCACATAAAATGGGCTTCGCTTGGTTCAGTCAGAAATTCGCAATTCGCATCTGGGTTTACTCCTTTGCAGCCGAAACCTTTggattcaatcatggatttggCGAGAGCCAAGACTAAATCTCCCGAAGAACTCACTTCCATTTGGGACGATGTATTATTATAAAAACCTCTCCTTTCTCAAACTCCTTTTGTGTCTTTCAATTGCATTTCGTTGAATCttacttgattttttatttttgtcagtATCACTTGGGACGAGGTCATATTGGGATAACGATGAAAGCTCAGCTTTATCGATTGTTGGAACAACGAGCATCCGAGTGGTAATAACTATATGATTAGCCTTGTTCTTGTTAACATAAATCTtgattttgatcttcttctaaTTGATGTTACAATTGCAGCCGATACTTTGTCATTCCAGTGTGGAGAGGCAATGGTTACATTACTATGTTTGCTCAAGGTTCAAACTCTAATCCTCCATTCTAATATATCTTTCATTCCTTGGtgacaaatttatttgaaaaagtGGTTACATAGCATTGTTTGCTCCAAGGTTTGTGATATCTTTTATCAGGGAGTTCACTTAAGTTAGTGAGATTAGCATTAAGAAGTTAGCAAACCATTGATCTCAAGAACTGTTTATTGTTTCGGTTTGTGAGGCTGAATCTTGCTAGATGTAACCATTTAGTCCTCTTTTCCATATCATAGTGAGAAGTTTATATGAATTGGTTACATGACATTGTTAGCTCAAGGTTTGTGGTAGCTTTTATCAGGGAGTTCGCTTGAAGTAGTGAGATTAACAAAAGTTAGTAACCTACTGAtctcaagaacagttttttACTCCTGGTATGTGGAGGCTGAATTTTGCTAGACGTACCATTATGTGAGTGGGTTAATTTCGTAGGAAAACGAAGAGCTCTTTGGTTTATGATCTTATATATAAATGGTCAGTTTTATTGTGGCAGTTCAAGCACCTCACATGATTTTCACTGGTCTCGAAGACTACAAAGCAAGAGGAACTCAAGCGGCTCCTTACCTGACTACCACCTTCTACACCGAGCTCTCAGAGACAAAGGACTTGGTGTTTATCCGAGGAGATGTTGTCTTCACAAGCAAACTCACTGACGAAGAGGCGAAATGGATCATGGAGACAGCTCAGTCTTTTTACTTGAACGACTCTCGTTACAAGCTTCTCGAACGTTTCAATAAGCATACTCATGACTTTGAGTTCAAAGATGTGCTACAAGCTCTTGATATGCCTGTTCTGTGATTTTGCAAAATcaggaagaacaaaaaacttctttgattttttagttcTTGAGACACTCCTTATATTAGAATTGCTTTTGTAAGGTAATAATATCAGTAAAGGATTCCTTTACGCAAAAGTGATGATGTTCTTCTTCAGGTGGATTATATGTACAAATAAAACATCGGGGGTGAATTTGAAAGAATCAATAAATTCGTGTTGCGTTTCTCAAGTCTTATTAAATTTGAAACGACGCCGCTTTAAGTATTAGGCCCCATATTAATTAAGCTCTCGCTCGTCTTCTACAAGCTAAAGGGGAAGAAGGTCATCGGACTCGTGAAACAACAACTCTCGGAAACTATCTCAAAGCTTTCTACAGTCTTCTTCCAAAACCCTCACACCATGTAcgctcttcatcttcatctttctccCGCCTTTTTCCCTGTTTATAGAGACGTGGTTACATCTGTATAGCTTTTTCAAc
This genomic window contains:
- the LOC104786157 gene encoding ATP synthase mitochondrial F1 complex assembly factor 1-like; protein product: MKLRRILGSISSLAKDTKLSSSSSYRQIFTSRSSSWQRDAGSKLSEALPGNHIKWASLGSVRNSQFASGFTPLQPKPLDSIMDLARAKTKSPEELTSIWDDYHLGRGHIGITMKAQLYRLLEQRASECRYFVIPVWRGNGYITMFAQVQAPHMIFTGLEDYKARGTQAAPYLTTTFYTELSETKDLVFIRGDVVFTSKLTDEEAKWIMETAQSFYLNDSRYKLLERFNKHTHDFEFKDVLQALDMPVL
- the LOC104786156 gene encoding peroxidase 19, with amino-acid sequence MHVLSLFLSAIFFFLFLTSTISISPGKPTISQPPALRRLHHRDLSVDYYSKKCPQLENLVGSITSQRFKEVPISAPATIRLFFHDCFVEGCDGSILIETKKGSKKLAERDAYENKELREEGFESINKAKALVESHCPSLVSCSDILAIAARDFIHLAGGPYYQVKKGRWDGKRSTATNVPPNIPRSNSTVDQLIKLFASKGLTVEELVVLSGSHTIGFAHCKNFVGRLYNFKGTKGPDPTLDPRLLKELRMSCPFYGGSSGVVLPLDATTPFVFDNGYFTGLGSKMALLESDQAIFLDPRTKPIALEMAKDKQRFLKAFGEAMDKMGSIGVKRGKKHGEIRTDCRVFL